The following proteins come from a genomic window of Meles meles chromosome 1, mMelMel3.1 paternal haplotype, whole genome shotgun sequence:
- the ATP13A2 gene encoding polyamine-transporting ATPase 13A2 isoform X3, with the protein MSADSSPLVGSTPTGYGTLTIETSVDPLSSSVSSVRLSGYCGSPWRVIGYHIVVWMMAGIPLLLFRWKPVWGVRLRLRPCNLARAETLVIEIRDKEDNSWQLYTVQVQTEAVSEGSLELPAQGPEDGRSQAAVGTVPEGAWKDTAQFCRSEEAHRTLRYYLFQGQRYVWIENQQAFCQVSLLDRGRTCNDVHRSCSGLSLQDQTVRKTIYGPNVISVPVKSYPQLLVDEALNPYYGFQAFSIGLWLADRYYSYALCIFLISTASICLAIYKTRKQSQTLRDMVQLSARVCVCRPGGEKEWVDCSELVPGDCLVLPQEGGLVPCDAALVAGECVVNESALTGESVPVLKTALPEGPVPYCPETHRRHTLFCGTLVLQARAFVGPHVLAVVTRTGFCTAKGGLVSSILHPRPINFKFYKHSMKFVAALSVLALLGTIYSIFILHRNRMPLNEIVIRALDLVTVVVPPALPAAMTVCTLYAQGRLRSQGIFCIHPLRINLGGKLQLVCFDKTGTLTEDGLDVMGVVPLKGQAFLPLVPEPRRLPMGPLLRALATCHALSRLQDTPVGDPMDLKMVESTGWVLAVMRPPRQEPQLQGLEEPPVPVSILSRFPFSSALQRMNVVVAWPGAAQPEAYVKGSPELVAGLCKPETVPPDFAQRLQSYTAAGYRVVALASKPLPVAPSLEAAQQLTRDTLEQELSLLGLLVLRNLLKPQTTAVIQALRRTRIRTVMVTGDNLQTAVTVAQGCGMVGPQEQLVIIHATPPERGQPASLELLPLEPSAAVNGAKDPDQAASYAVEPDPRSSHLALSGSTFGVLMKHFPKLLPKVLVQGTVFARMAPEQKTELVCELQKLQYCVGMCGDGANDCGALKAADVGISLSQAEASVVSPFTSSMASIECVPMVIREGRCSLDTSFSVFKYMALYSLTQFISVLILYTINTNLGDVQFLAIDLVITTTVAVLMSRTGPALALGPARPPGALLSIPVLSSLLLQVALVAGVQLGGYFLTVAQPWFVPLNQTVPAPDNLPNYENTVVFSLSSFQYLILAAAVSKGAPFRRPLYTNVPFLVALALLASILVGLLLVPGLLQGPLALRNITDTCFKLLLLGLVAFNFVGAFMLESVLDQCLPACLRRLRPKRVSKKRFKQLERELAEQPWPPPAGPVR; encoded by the exons ATGAGCGCAG ACAGCAGCCCTCTCGTGGGCAGCACGCCCACCGGCTATGGGACCCTGACGATAGAGACATCTGTAGATCCCCTCAGCTCCTCAGTTTCATCCGTG aggCTCAGCGGCTACTGTGGCAGTCCATGGAGGGTCATAGGCTATCACATCGTCGTCTGGATGATGGCGGGGATCCCTTTGCTGCTCTTCCGCTGGAAGCCGGTGTGGGGGGTGCGGCTGCGGCTCCGGCCTTGCAACCTGGCCCGCGCAGAAACACTCGTCATCGAAATAAGAGACAAAGAG GATAATTCGTGGCAGCTGTACACTGTGCAGGTGCAGACTGAGGCCGTCAGCGAGGGCAG CCTGGAGCTGCCTGCACAGGGCCCGGAGGACGGCCGGAGCCAGGCAGCGGTGGGAACAGTACCAGAGGGCGCGTGGAAGGACACCGCCCAGTTCTGCAGGAGTGAAGAGGCA cACCGGACGCTGCGGTACTACCTCTTCCAAGGGCAGCGCTACGTCTGGATCGAGAACCAGCAGGCCTTCTGCCAAGTCAG cctgctGGACCGCGGCCGCACCTGCAACGATGTGCACCGCTCCTGCTCTGGCCTCAGCCTCCAGGACCAAACCGTGAG GAAGACCATATATGGCCCCAACGTGATCAGTGTGCCGGTCAAGTCCTATCCCCAGCTGCTGGTGGACGAG gcactgAACCCCTACTATGGGTTCCAGGCCTTCAGCATTGGGCTGTGGCTGGCCGACCGCTACTACTCGTACGCCCTGTGCATCTTCCTCATCTCCACCGCGTCCATCTGCCTGGCGATCTACAAGACCAGAaag CAAAGCCAGACTCTGAGGGATATGGTGCAGCTGTCGGCGCGGGTGTGTGTGTGCCGGCCCGGGGGAG AGAAGGAATGGGTGGACTGCAGCGAGCTGGTGCCCGGAGACTGCCTGGTGCTGCCCCAGGAAGGCGGGCTGGTGCCCTGTGACGCGGCCCTGGTGGCCGGCGAGTGCGTGGTCAACGAGAGCGCTCTGACAG GGGAGAGTGTCCCAGTACTAAAGACAGCCCTGCCGGAGGGACCCGTGCCCTACTGCCCGGAGACCCACCGGCGGCACACACTCTTCTGTGGGACCCTCGTCCTGCAGGCACGGGCGTTCGTCGGACCCCACGTCCTGGCAGTGGTGACTCGAACAG ggttctgcacagcaaaaggagGTCTGGTGAGCTCCATCTTGCACCCCCGGCCCATCAACTTCAAGTTCTACAAACACAGCATGAAGTTCGTGGCTGCCCTCTCAGTCCTGG CTCTCCTCGGCACCATCTACAGCATCTTCATCCTCCACCGCAACCGG ATGCCGCTGAATGAGATCGTGATCCGGGCTCTGGACCTGGTGACGGTGGTGGTGCCCCCCGCCCTGCCGGCCGCCATGACCGTGTGCACACTCTACGCCCAGGGCCGGCTCCGGAGTCAGGGCATCTTCTGTATCCACCCGCTGCGCATCAACCTGGGGGGCAAGCTCCAGCTGGTGTGTTTTGACAAG ACGGGCACCCTCACGGAGGACGGCTTGGATGTGATGGGTGTGGTGCCCCTGAAAGGGCAGGCGTTCCTGCCTCTGGTGCCAGAGCCCCGCCGCCTGCCCATGGGGCCCCTGCTCCGAGCGCTGGCCACCTGCCATGCCCTCAGCCGGCTCCAGGACACCCCCGTAGGAGACCCCATGGACCTCAAGATGGTGGAATCGACTGGCTGG GTCTTGGCAGTGATGAGACCCCCACGCCAGGAGCCCCAACTGCAGGGCCTG GAGGAGCCCCCAGTGCCCGTCAGCATCCTCAGCCGCTTCCCCTTCTCGTCAGCCCTGCAGCGCATGAACGTGGTGGTGGCGTGGCCAGGGGCCGCGCAGCCTGAGGCCTACGTCAAGGGCTCCCCTGAGCTGGTGGCAGGCCTCTGCAAGCCCGAGACAG TGCCCCCGGACTTCGCCCAGAGGCTGCAGAGCTACACGGCCGCTGGCTACCGCGTGGTGGCCCTCGCCAGCAAGCCGCTGCCCGTGGCACCCAGCCTGGAGGCCGCTCAGCAGCTGACGAG GGACACCTTGGAGCAGGAGCTGAGCCTCCTGGGGCTGCTGGTCCTGAGGAACCTGCTGAAGCCGCAGACCACAGCGGTCATCCAGGCTCTGCGGAGGACCCGCATCCGTACCGTCATGGTGACAG GGGACAACCTGCAGACAGCAGTCACGGTGGCCCAGGGCTGCGGCATGGTGGGCCCCCAGGAGCAGCTGGTCATCATCCACGCCACCCCCCCTGAGCGAGGCCAGCCTGCCTCCCTCGAGCTCCTGCCGTTGGAACCCTCCGCAGCTGTGAACGGGGCTAAG GATCCTGATCAGGCCGCCAGCTACGCCGTGGAGCCGGACCCCCGGTCCAGCCACCTGGCCCTCAGCGGGTCCACCTTCGGTGTCCTCATGAAGCACTTCCCCAAGCTGCTGCCCAAG GTCCTGGTCCAGGGCACGGTCTTCGCCCGCATGGCTCCCGAGCAGAAGACGGAGCTGGTGTGTGAGCTCCAGAAACTCCA GTACTGCGTGGGCATGTGCGGGGACGGGGCCAACGACTGCGGGGCCCTGAAGGCGGCAGATGTGGGCATCTCGCTGTCCCAGGCCGAGGCCTCGGTAGTCTCACCCTTCACCTCAAGCATGGCCAGCATCGAGTGTGTGCCCATGGTCATCAG GGAAGGCCGGTGTTCCCTCGACACCTCGTTCAGCGTCTTCAAGTACATGGCTCTGTACAGCCTGACCCAGTTCATCTCCGTCCTGATCCTCTACACG ATCAACACCAACCTGGGGGACGTGCAGTTCCTGGCCATCGACCTGGTCATCACCACCACGGTGGCCGTGCTCATGAGCCGCACGGGGCCGGCGCTGGCGCTGGGGCCGGCGCGGCCCCCGGGGGCCCTGCTCAGCATCCCTGTGCTAAGCAGCCTGCTGCTGCAGGTGGCCCTGGTGGCCGGCGTGCAGCTGGGGGGCTACTTCCTGACCGTGGCCCAACCCTG GTTTGTGCCTCTGAACCAGACCGTGCCCGCGCCAGACAACCTGCCCAACTACGAGAACACAGTGGTCTTCTCTCTGTCCAGCTTCCAGTACCTCATCCTGGCTGCAGCCGTGTCCAAGGGGGCGCCCTTCCGCCGGCCGCTCTACACCAACG TGCCCTTCCTGGTGGCCCTGGCGCTCTTGGCCTCCATCCTGGTGGGCCTCCTCCTGGTCCCTGGCCTCCTGCAAGGTCCCCTGGCGCTGAGGAACATCACCGACACCTGCTtcaagctgctgctgctgggcctGGTGGCCTTCAACTTCGTGGGGGCCTTCATGCTGGAG AGCGTGCTGGACCAGTGCCTCCCCGCCTGCCTGCGGCGGCTCCGGCCCAAAAGGGTCTCGAAGAAGCGTTTCAAGCAGCTGGAGCGGGAGCTGGCCGAGCAGCCCTGGCCGCCGCCTGCCGGGCCCGTGAGGTAG